From the Leucobacter denitrificans genome, one window contains:
- a CDS encoding CaiB/BaiF CoA transferase family protein, which yields MKRPLNGVRVIDFSWVGAGSYATKILADLGAEVIKIESTKKIDGIRLSPPFAGGESGVNRSGYFADRNTSKRSMLLNLKEPGAVEIALKLIEQADIVCNNFSAGVMDRLGLGYEAVANVNPRVIYLSMSMNGDSGPERNARGYGAMMSAITGFHHLSGNPGEIPTGTGTNYPDHIPNPGHAAFAMLAALRSSRLTGQGQQIDMAQTEAMLVTLGPEFLDWTVNGNDRGPLGNKDEGFVWQDVLPTSGDDNWISITAPTTAEWSSVLEVLQLDPELTPDADSTALAQAVASRSNHQLVAELQARNVPSAPVLSPAEVIVDKQLRYREHWRVLEHPEMGETLYNGQPFKFRHTEVQPTTSAPMLGQHTDEICETLLDLSPEEIAHLRDTNVLV from the coding sequence ATGAAACGCCCACTCAACGGGGTTCGCGTCATCGACTTCAGCTGGGTCGGTGCTGGTTCATACGCCACAAAGATTCTCGCTGACCTCGGTGCTGAGGTCATCAAGATCGAGAGCACGAAAAAGATCGACGGAATCCGTCTCAGCCCCCCATTTGCCGGCGGCGAGAGCGGCGTCAATCGGAGCGGATACTTCGCTGACCGGAACACGAGCAAGCGAAGTATGCTTCTGAACCTCAAGGAGCCTGGCGCCGTTGAGATCGCACTCAAGCTCATCGAGCAAGCCGACATTGTCTGCAACAACTTTTCCGCCGGTGTGATGGATCGGCTCGGTCTCGGATACGAAGCCGTCGCCAACGTGAACCCCCGAGTCATATATCTGTCAATGTCGATGAACGGCGACTCGGGGCCCGAACGCAATGCACGAGGGTACGGCGCGATGATGAGCGCAATTACCGGATTCCACCACCTCAGTGGCAACCCTGGTGAGATTCCTACGGGAACGGGCACCAACTACCCCGACCATATTCCGAACCCGGGGCACGCCGCGTTCGCAATGCTCGCAGCACTCCGGAGCAGCCGCCTCACCGGGCAGGGCCAGCAGATCGACATGGCGCAAACTGAGGCGATGCTCGTCACACTCGGCCCCGAGTTCCTCGACTGGACAGTTAACGGTAATGATCGGGGGCCACTCGGCAACAAGGATGAGGGATTCGTCTGGCAGGATGTACTCCCAACGTCGGGCGACGACAATTGGATCTCAATCACGGCCCCTACTACGGCCGAATGGTCGAGCGTGCTCGAGGTCCTGCAGCTCGATCCCGAACTCACCCCTGATGCTGACAGTACTGCACTTGCCCAGGCTGTTGCCTCGCGCTCCAACCATCAGCTCGTCGCAGAACTGCAGGCGCGTAATGTTCCCTCCGCACCGGTGCTCTCCCCAGCGGAGGTCATTGTCGATAAGCAGCTGCGGTACCGGGAACACTGGCGCGTGCTCGAGCACCCCGAGATGGGCGAAACACTGTACAACGGCCAACCGTTTAAGTTTCGCCACACTGAGGTGCAGCCAACCACGTCGGCGCCGATGCTCGGACAACACACCGACGAAATCTGCGAAACCCTATTAGATCTCTCACCA
- a CDS encoding CaiB/BaiF CoA transferase family protein: MTTQHPNPGGALHGITVLDLGGEIANYCGRMFAQLGANVILVEPPGGSSYRAAPPLAQSTGESLRFAYDNCDKRSIEVNLGTPEGRETFTRLAKSADLLLDDRTQHDLEAQGFGYDELHTQFPNLTVTAITPFGLAGPYSNYVATDATCMAFGGMLWLGGYDDGAPVQAAGHQSFRAGSLFGAVASMAALVSENGGAGEVIDVSVQECVSLGLENAIQFYDLEGHNRRRHGGKQKQAGFGVFPCADGYVFLIAGGIGGNRFWGNFTEWMQDAGVPNAALLEEQRWWERSFVESDEGKDLFWEIFTQYSERHTKAELLEAAIKWNVPLSPVKTLAEVHESLQLLAREFFTEMRIGEALVDAPGAPYRLLGTPWQSGGHAPQVGQDSDVILSELGADATSVATAQGRGNYA; encoded by the coding sequence ATGACCACCCAGCACCCAAATCCTGGCGGTGCGTTGCACGGAATCACAGTGCTCGATCTCGGTGGTGAAATCGCAAATTACTGCGGCCGCATGTTTGCTCAACTGGGCGCGAACGTTATTCTCGTTGAGCCCCCCGGTGGATCGAGCTACCGCGCGGCGCCACCACTCGCTCAATCGACGGGCGAGAGCCTCCGGTTCGCGTACGACAATTGTGACAAACGATCCATCGAGGTAAATCTCGGAACCCCCGAAGGCCGTGAGACCTTTACCCGTCTCGCAAAGTCGGCTGATCTCCTTCTCGATGACCGCACCCAGCACGATCTTGAGGCTCAAGGCTTCGGCTACGACGAGCTCCACACACAGTTCCCGAACCTCACTGTCACGGCGATCACTCCATTTGGGCTTGCAGGTCCGTACTCCAATTACGTGGCCACCGATGCAACATGCATGGCATTTGGTGGAATGCTCTGGCTCGGAGGATACGACGACGGCGCTCCCGTACAAGCGGCCGGCCACCAATCGTTCCGTGCTGGCAGCCTCTTTGGTGCCGTTGCTTCAATGGCCGCACTCGTCTCTGAGAACGGAGGCGCGGGTGAAGTCATCGATGTGTCCGTTCAAGAATGTGTGTCACTCGGACTCGAGAACGCGATCCAGTTCTACGACCTCGAGGGACACAATCGTCGCCGGCACGGAGGCAAGCAGAAACAGGCCGGCTTTGGCGTATTTCCCTGTGCTGACGGATACGTGTTCCTCATTGCAGGTGGTATTGGCGGCAATCGGTTCTGGGGCAATTTCACTGAGTGGATGCAAGATGCTGGTGTACCGAACGCTGCGCTCCTCGAAGAGCAGCGTTGGTGGGAACGTAGCTTTGTCGAGAGTGACGAGGGGAAGGATCTCTTCTGGGAGATCTTTACCCAGTATTCCGAACGGCACACAAAGGCCGAACTGCTCGAAGCTGCCATCAAGTGGAATGTTCCACTTTCACCGGTGAAAACCTTGGCAGAGGTACATGAGTCGTTGCAGCTGCTGGCTCGTGAGTTCTTCACAGAGATGCGCATTGGCGAGGCTCTGGTTGACGCACCAGGCGCCCCATACCGGCTACTCGGCACTCCCTGGCAATCCGGCGGCCACGCACCTCAGGTCGGGCAAGACTCAGACGTAATTCTTAGCGAACTGGGAGCCGACGCGACATCTGTTGCCACCGCACAAGGAAGAGGAAACTACGCATGA
- a CDS encoding enoyl-CoA hydratase/isomerase family protein: MTVHLSIEGGVAQVTLDRPDALNAIDAETRRELREAYATISSDPAIRVAIITGAGERSFCTGVDLKKTAGVPNNMAVEEFGGQSDHLLSGFPTNKPVICAINGYALGGGLEIALRADIRIASENASFGLPETRIGSIPGSAGTQLLPRVVGVPQALKLILTGDRVSADEALRIGLVQEVVPFSELQTRARELAERIAQNGPLAVAAAKKLVSQALEMPLDAGIAAERYAFGLLRDTEDRAEGRKAFGEKRTPNFTGR, from the coding sequence ATGACTGTCCACCTCTCAATTGAAGGCGGCGTCGCCCAGGTCACGCTCGACCGTCCAGATGCACTCAACGCCATCGATGCCGAAACGCGCAGGGAGCTACGCGAGGCGTACGCGACAATTTCCTCCGACCCGGCGATTCGCGTCGCCATCATTACTGGGGCTGGCGAGCGCTCATTCTGCACCGGTGTGGATCTCAAGAAGACAGCGGGTGTACCGAACAACATGGCCGTCGAGGAGTTTGGTGGCCAGAGTGACCACCTTCTCTCGGGCTTCCCCACCAACAAGCCGGTGATCTGCGCAATCAACGGGTATGCGCTCGGCGGGGGCCTTGAGATCGCACTCCGCGCTGATATCCGCATCGCCTCCGAGAACGCAAGTTTTGGACTCCCCGAAACCCGGATTGGAAGTATCCCAGGAAGCGCTGGCACCCAACTTCTCCCCCGCGTTGTCGGCGTCCCTCAGGCATTGAAGCTAATCCTCACCGGTGATCGTGTTTCAGCCGATGAGGCTCTGCGCATTGGACTAGTCCAAGAGGTAGTGCCCTTTTCTGAACTGCAGACTCGCGCACGCGAACTTGCTGAGCGGATCGCGCAGAACGGGCCACTGGCCGTCGCTGCAGCCAAGAAACTCGTGAGTCAGGCGCTTGAGATGCCGCTCGACGCTGGTATTGCTGCTGAGCGGTACGCGTTCGGGCTGCTCCGAGACACCGAGGATCGCGCGGAGGGACGCAAGGCGTTCGGAGAGAAGCGCACACCAAACTTCACGGGCCGGTAG
- a CDS encoding GntR family transcriptional regulator, producing the protein MNELDSDGGVNQSTSFERPLSKTEYVLQRLRQELVDGTIQPGTQIRQGDISARYGVSATPVREALRRLEAEGHVSYSPHRGATVNTMPEEDLYALYRFRIEVEKLLASLAVERADADAIALAKQKHADLKDAAKSGQSAERLSQLNREFHLAVMRAGAPYIADRVVRPLWKTVIPTSQSQWDRDDSVKEFLHAHDEIMLALEGGDAEKAGELMGKHVLEAYKERLARIRKD; encoded by the coding sequence ATGAATGAACTTGACTCCGATGGTGGAGTAAACCAGTCCACATCCTTTGAACGACCACTGAGTAAAACTGAGTACGTCCTACAGCGACTGCGCCAAGAACTTGTCGACGGTACGATCCAGCCCGGCACGCAGATTCGCCAAGGAGACATCAGTGCTCGTTACGGCGTCAGTGCGACTCCCGTGCGTGAAGCGCTGCGTCGCCTTGAGGCCGAAGGGCACGTGAGCTACTCGCCACACCGCGGTGCGACCGTGAACACCATGCCCGAAGAAGACTTGTATGCGCTGTACCGGTTCCGTATCGAGGTCGAGAAGTTGCTCGCATCGCTCGCTGTTGAGCGTGCTGACGCTGACGCGATTGCACTCGCCAAGCAGAAGCACGCGGACCTCAAGGATGCGGCAAAGTCGGGACAAAGCGCAGAGCGGCTTTCTCAGCTCAACCGTGAGTTCCATCTCGCAGTAATGCGAGCCGGTGCCCCATATATAGCGGATCGCGTAGTGCGCCCACTCTGGAAAACGGTGATTCCAACTTCGCAGAGCCAGTGGGATCGCGACGACTCGGTGAAAGAGTTCCTCCACGCGCACGATGAGATCATGCTTGCGCTCGAAGGCGGTGACGCCGAGAAGGCTGGCGAGCTTATGGGCAAGCACGTGCTCGAGGCCTACAAGGAGCGCCTCGCACGCATTCGCAAAGACTAA